One window of Perca flavescens isolate YP-PL-M2 chromosome 15, PFLA_1.0, whole genome shotgun sequence genomic DNA carries:
- the LOC114569424 gene encoding nuclear GTPase SLIP-GC-like has product MFHFLGDKASQKDDDYPDFKEKLSALYGRKEKENITSEMLMEEEYFSEIPEFLENKNKILPCESAEELSTTLVRFTRVTRRDSEDKESLKRWYWPLVKCVTVRVPQNDLLQHVTLVDLPGNGDRNKSRDEMWKKLVGSCSTVWIVTDIERAAAEKEAWEILESASSLMGNGGECQHIHFICSKSDLNLKDHEAIRKKKHSSQENSERTIQRRKRRSR; this is encoded by the exons ATGTTTCATTTTCTGGGTGATAAAGCAAGTCAGAAAGATGACGATTATCCTGACTTTAAGGAAAAGCTGTCAGCACTGTacggaagaaaagaaaaggaaaacataACCTCTGAAATGCTCATGGAGGAAGAATATTTCAGTGAAATTCCAGAATTTCTCGAAAACAAGAATAAGATTTTGCCATGTGAATCA GCTGAAGAGCTATCTACAACACTTGTCAGATTCACAAGAGTCACAAGACGTGACTCAGAAGACAAAGAAAGTCTAAAGAGGTGGTACTGGCCACTGGTGAAGTGTGTGACTGTGAGGGTGCCTCAAAATGATCTTCTCCAGCATGTCACACTTGTGGATCTTCCTGGAAATGGGGACCGTAACAAGAGCAGAGACGAGATGTGGAAAAAG TTAGTTGGAAGTTGTTCTACTGTGTGGATTGTGACTGACATTGAAcgagcagcagcagagaaagaAGCCTGGGAAATCCTGGAAAGTGCCAGCAGCCTCATGGGAAATGGGGGCGAGTGTCAGCACATTCACTTTATCTGCTCCAAATCTGATTTGAATCTTAA GGACCATGAAGCCATACGTAAAAAGAAACATTCAAGCCAAGAAAACAGTGAGCGAACAATTCAGCGAAGAAAAAGGCGATCAAGGTGA